The following proteins are co-located in the Telopea speciosissima isolate NSW1024214 ecotype Mountain lineage chromosome 9, Tspe_v1, whole genome shotgun sequence genome:
- the LOC122638568 gene encoding 26S proteasome regulatory subunit S10B homolog B-like, producing the protein MEGEDARRKAAINEYRKKLLQHKELEARVRGVRENLRTAKKDFAKTEDDLKSLQSVGQIIGEVLRPLDNERLIVKASSGPRYVVGCRSKVDKEKLTAGTRVVLDMTTLTIMRALPREVDPVVYNMLHEDPGNISYSAVGGLSDQIRELRESIELPLMNPELFLRVGIKPPKGVLLYGPPGTGKTLLARAIASNIDANFLKVVSSAIIDKYIGESARLIREMFGYARDHQPCIIFMDEIDAIGGRRFSEGTSADREIQRTLMELLNQLDGFDQLGKVKMIMATNRPDVLDPALLRPGRLDRKIEIPLPNEQSRMEILKIHAAGIAKHGEIDYEAVVKLAEGFNGADLRNVCTEAGMSAIRAERDYVIHEDFMKAVRKLNEAKKLESSAHYNADFGKD; encoded by the exons TGAGGGAAAATTTAAGAACAGCAAAAAAGGACTTTGCTAAAACTGAGGATGATCTCAAGTCCCTTCAAAGTGTTGGACAAATAATAGGCGAAGTTCTGAGGCCTCTTGACAATGAACGAT TGATAGTTAAAGCAAGTAGTGGTCCAAGATATGTTGTTGGGTGCCGCAGTAAAGTAGATAAGGAAAAGCTGACAGCTGGGACCAGGGTGGTTCTTGATATGACAACTCTCACGATCATGCGGGCCCTTCCACGCGAA GTTGATCCAGTTGTGTACAACATGCTTCATGAAGATCCTGGAAACATTAGCTACTCTGCTGTGGGTGGATTGTCTGATCAGATCCGGGAACTTAGAGAATCTATCGAACTACCTCTTATGAATCCTGAACTCTTCCTCAGAGTAGGAATAAAACCCCCCAAG GGTGTGCTTCTCTATGGACCTCCTGGAACAGGCAAAACACTACTAGCCAGAGCAATTGCCAGTAATATAGATGCTAATTTCTTGAAG GTTGTGTCTAGTGCTATAATTGATAAATACATAGGTGAAAGTGCAAGGTTGATAAGAGAGATGTTTGGGTATGCACGTGATCACCAA CCATGCATCATTTTCATGGATGAAATTGATGCCATTGGTGGCCGTCGATTTAGTGAGGGAACAAGTGCTGACCGTGAGATACAGAGAACGCTGATGGAGCTGCTCAATCAGCTTGATGGATTCGATCAGCTTGGAAAG GTTAAAATGATTATGGCAACTAACAGACCTGATGTCCTGGATCCTGCGCTTCTCCGTCCTGGTCGACTGGACAGAAAAATTGAGATCCCATTGCCCAATGAACAATCAAGAATGGAAATCCTAAAAATACATGCTGCTGGGATTGCCAAACATGGTGAGATAGACTACGAGGCAGTAGTGAAACTCGCAGAG GGGTTTAATGGGGCTGATCTTCGGAATGTCTGTACTGAAGCTGGAATGTCAGCAATCCGCGCTGAACGTGATTATGTTATCCATGAAGATTTCATGAAG GCTGTCCGGAAACTGAATGAAGCCAAGAAGCTTGAGTCAAGTGCTCACTACAATGCAGACTTTGGAAAGGATTAA
- the LOC122639257 gene encoding plasma membrane-associated cation-binding protein 1-like: MGYWNSKVVPKIKRVFEKNGNRKAAAEACKSFDDSKEEINKEFEEKKTDLQPKVIEVYEASSAEIKTLVKERTDEGIKKNPEAVKAFLEELEKIEFPGSKQVSEASSKVGPVLISGPVLFVLEKVSTFVVTEEKPAASTEAATETTEAETQTETITTTTTPPPITEETLISVKDKEIATEEVKKEEEVVVVKVTEPAAAAPVEETKTEKKKTDETAEPVAPAPAPASSEPPKAVEAVVVPPKP, from the exons ATGGGTTACTGGAATTCGAAGGTTGTTCCAAAGATCAAGAGAGTTTTTGAGAAAAATGGGAACAGGAAGGCTGCTGCTGAAGCATGCAAATCCTTTGACGATTCGAag GAAGAGATCAACAAGGAGTTTGAAGAGAAGAAAACGGACCTCCAGCCCAAAGTAATCGAAGTTTATGAAGCTTCCTCCGCTGAAATCAAG ACTTTGGTCAAGGAGCGTACGGATGAAGGAATCAAGAAGAACCCCGAAGCAGTTAAAGCATTTCTCGAAGAATTAGAGAAAATAG AGTTCCCCGGGTCGAAGCAGGTCTCTGAAGCATCTTCCAAGGTTGGGCCAGTGCTAATCTCTGGTCCGGTTCTGTTTGTGTTGGAGAAGGTGTCGACCTTCGTAGTCACAGAAGAGAAACCAGCAGCATCAACGGAGGCTGCGACAGAGACAACAGAGGCAGAGACTCAAACTGAGACTATTACAACAACGACTACACCACCACCAATAACGGAGGAGACATTAATAAGTGTGAAAGACAAAGAGATAGCCAcagaagaagtgaagaaagaggaggaggtggtggtagTGAAAGTCACAGAACCTGCAGCCGCTGCTCCGGTCGAGGAGaccaagacagagaagaagaaaactgatGAAACGGCTGAACCCGTCGCTCCTGCCCCTGCTCCTGCTTCATCTGAACCACCCAAGGCCGTAGAAGCCGTAGTCGTACCACCAAAGCCTTGA